Proteins from one Longimicrobiaceae bacterium genomic window:
- the dacB gene encoding D-alanyl-D-alanine carboxypeptidase/D-alanyl-D-alanine-endopeptidase produces the protein MKASTYRRRALGLAFFAAALLVPATVQSRQAAQPPLQAAAEAIIGGGSDDWSVYAWSLDSKRPLFAVNADSILIPASNNKVFTAIWALEAMGADFRFPTDLLLPGPVPENGVVQGPVYLRGSGDPAFGYPEFEKDPMRPLRVMARQLKARGVRAVQGGVVADASVFDTLNYGPEWPADTGNGAAYYAPTVNGLPFQRNVLWLNVKPSPGGGPATFVREPDVPEIPVDNRARTGGSRGWAVRNPGQDTIIIKGGVSGRGPHRYPVGVKEASLLAGGALRQALREEGIQVAGEVRTGRVPEGAKLIHRHYSMPLARMIPKLNRDSDNFFAEHLWKAASAHSIGVGSYTRGGAASAKFFIQNAKVPYGQVWQADGSGLSSLNRASARALVDALVFADAQPWSRTFHESLAVGGDREGTLRRLFVGGRAQGNLHAKTGYIRGVRTLSGYVKTASGENVAFSFLYNGRNTSGARGVQTQLGNLLADYAGQ, from the coding sequence ATGAAAGCTTCGACCTACAGGCGGCGGGCCCTCGGGCTCGCCTTTTTCGCCGCCGCGCTCCTCGTCCCGGCGACCGTCCAGTCCCGCCAGGCCGCGCAGCCTCCGCTGCAGGCCGCCGCGGAGGCCATCATCGGCGGCGGCTCGGACGACTGGAGCGTCTACGCCTGGTCGCTGGACAGCAAGCGCCCGCTCTTCGCCGTCAACGCGGACTCGATCCTGATCCCGGCCTCCAACAACAAGGTGTTCACCGCCATCTGGGCGCTGGAGGCCATGGGGGCGGACTTCCGCTTCCCCACGGACCTGCTCCTCCCGGGGCCGGTCCCGGAGAACGGGGTGGTGCAGGGGCCGGTGTACCTGCGCGGCTCGGGCGACCCGGCCTTCGGCTACCCGGAGTTCGAGAAGGACCCCATGCGGCCGCTGCGCGTCATGGCGCGCCAGCTCAAGGCGCGCGGCGTCCGGGCGGTGCAGGGCGGGGTGGTGGCGGACGCCAGCGTCTTCGACACGCTCAACTACGGCCCGGAGTGGCCGGCGGACACGGGGAACGGCGCGGCCTACTACGCGCCCACCGTGAACGGCCTGCCGTTCCAGCGCAACGTCCTCTGGCTGAACGTGAAGCCGTCGCCCGGGGGCGGCCCGGCCACCTTCGTCCGGGAGCCGGACGTACCGGAGATCCCGGTGGACAACCGCGCCCGCACCGGCGGGAGCCGCGGCTGGGCGGTCCGCAACCCGGGGCAGGACACCATCATCATCAAGGGCGGGGTTTCCGGGCGCGGGCCGCACCGCTACCCGGTGGGGGTGAAGGAGGCGTCGCTCCTGGCCGGCGGCGCGCTCCGCCAGGCGCTCCGGGAGGAGGGGATCCAGGTGGCGGGCGAGGTGCGGACGGGCCGCGTCCCGGAGGGGGCGAAGCTGATCCACCGCCACTACTCCATGCCGCTGGCGCGGATGATCCCCAAGCTGAACCGCGATTCGGACAACTTCTTCGCGGAGCACCTGTGGAAGGCGGCCTCCGCGCACTCCATCGGGGTGGGGAGCTACACCCGGGGCGGGGCGGCGTCGGCCAAGTTCTTCATCCAGAACGCCAAGGTGCCATACGGACAGGTCTGGCAGGCGGACGGCTCGGGGCTCTCCTCGCTGAACCGCGCCAGCGCGCGGGCGCTCGTGGATGCGCTGGTGTTCGCGGACGCGCAGCCGTGGAGCCGGACCTTCCACGAGTCGCTGGCGGTGGGCGGCGACCGTGAGGGGACGCTGCGGCGCCTCTTCGTGGGGGGGCGGGCGCAGGGGAACCTGCACGCCAAGACGGGCTACATCCGCGGGGTACGGACGCTCTCCGGCTACGTGAAGACGGCCAGCGGCGAGAACGTGGCCTTCTCGTTTCTGTACAACGGG